A genomic stretch from Myxococcota bacterium includes:
- a CDS encoding phospholipase D-like domain-containing protein codes for MSFLIDAASYFAALTEALAAAERRIWIVGWDFHGRTRLRPDAPSGALPDEIGPLLEALVLRRPALHVHLLEWDYSLLYAVERGLGPWTDLAWARHPRFALERDDRHPFGASQHQKLVVIDDVLAFAGGIDLTLRRWDTPEHAAGDPARVDLAGRAYGAFHDAQIAVDGAAARALSALARERWRHATGESLGPLPARRDAWPASLVPDARDCTVAIARTVPPFGGRRGVREVEALWLDSIARARRSLYIESQYFTAPCVAEALCARLAERAGPEVLLVLPARCSGWIEESTMGRLRIELLRALRTADRYGRLGVFAPMLSGDRPLSLHSKLCIVDDDLARIGSANLSARSMGFDSECDVALLSEGRSDLRAAIAGLRTRLIAEHTGLSCAELEARANGSLLAAIPPRPAGARGLERIADEQAAVGGEWMRALPIDPDGEPPIPGGTGWIAAGCALALAVSAAVLRR; via the coding sequence GTGTCGTTTCTCATCGACGCAGCGAGTTACTTCGCGGCTCTGACCGAGGCGCTCGCGGCGGCCGAGCGGCGCATCTGGATCGTCGGCTGGGACTTCCACGGCCGGACGCGGCTGCGCCCGGACGCCCCTTCGGGCGCGCTGCCCGACGAGATCGGACCCCTGCTCGAGGCGCTCGTCCTGCGACGGCCGGCGCTGCACGTGCACCTGCTCGAGTGGGACTACTCGCTGCTCTACGCGGTCGAGCGCGGGCTGGGCCCATGGACCGACCTCGCCTGGGCGCGCCACCCGCGCTTCGCGCTCGAGCGCGACGACCGCCACCCGTTCGGCGCGAGCCAGCACCAGAAGCTGGTCGTGATCGACGACGTGCTCGCCTTCGCCGGGGGCATCGACCTCACCTTGCGGCGCTGGGATACCCCCGAGCACGCGGCGGGTGACCCGGCGCGCGTCGACCTCGCGGGCCGGGCCTACGGCGCGTTTCACGACGCGCAGATCGCGGTCGACGGCGCGGCCGCGCGTGCTCTCTCTGCCCTGGCGCGCGAGCGCTGGCGCCACGCCACGGGCGAGTCACTCGGCCCGCTGCCGGCGCGGCGCGATGCCTGGCCGGCATCGCTGGTCCCCGATGCCCGCGACTGCACCGTGGCGATCGCCCGCACCGTCCCGCCGTTCGGCGGCCGGCGCGGCGTGCGCGAGGTGGAGGCGCTGTGGCTCGACTCGATCGCGCGCGCGCGCCGCTCGCTCTACATCGAGAGTCAGTACTTCACCGCGCCGTGCGTGGCCGAAGCGCTGTGCGCCCGGCTCGCCGAGCGCGCGGGTCCGGAGGTGTTGCTCGTGCTGCCCGCGCGCTGCTCGGGCTGGATCGAGGAGAGCACCATGGGCCGGCTGCGCATCGAGCTCTTGCGCGCGCTGCGCACGGCCGACCGGTACGGGCGGCTCGGCGTGTTCGCGCCCATGCTCTCGGGCGACCGGCCGCTCAGCCTGCACTCGAAGCTGTGCATCGTCGACGACGACCTGGCGCGCATCGGCTCGGCGAACCTCTCGGCGCGCTCGATGGGCTTCGACAGCGAGTGCGACGTCGCGCTCCTGTCCGAGGGCCGCAGCGACCTGCGCGCAGCCATCGCCGGCCTGCGCACACGACTCATCGCCGAGCACACGGGACTTTCCTGCGCGGAGCTCGAAGCGCGGGCAAACGGGTCACTGCTGGCCGCGATCCCGCCGCGGCCCGCGGGAGCGCGCGGGCTCGAGCGCATCGCCGACGAACAGGCGGCGGTGGGCGGCGAGTGGATGCGCGCGCTGCCGATCGACCCCGACGGCGAGCCGCCGATCCCCGGCGGCACGGGCTGGATCGCCGCCGGCTGTGCGCTCGCGCTCGCGGTCTCGGCTGCGGTCCTGCGCCGCTAG
- a CDS encoding DUF748 domain-containing protein, translating to MLLALVVAARLALPFVLHAYLERRLAHNPRYTGTIGAVDVAFYRGAYVIHDVDIRKRGARVPVPFLKAPLIDVSVEWRSIFQGKFVGEVVLKGPELNFVAGPTDAQRQSGNEGQWKKLVEALFPTRVNRFEVTDGKIHFRNFHSNPHVDVGLTHADLIAEDLSRSGDSRVKRPGHVEMRGEFEPTGHLALHVAVDPHASAPSFDGDLVVRGAELAQWNDFLRAYTKVDAKQGRFALYAELLAENGHFQGYVKPFFKDVQVIDWNDVAQLNLLSTAWRAFMQGVIEVFRNHAQDDVATRIPITGDQQPHGEFWPALGNALYNAFIEGLTPRLEHSVGKGSG from the coding sequence GTGCTCCTGGCGCTCGTCGTCGCGGCGCGGCTCGCGCTGCCCTTTGTGCTGCACGCGTACCTGGAGCGGCGCCTGGCGCACAATCCGCGCTACACGGGCACGATCGGCGCAGTCGACGTGGCCTTCTACCGCGGCGCGTACGTGATCCACGACGTCGACATCCGCAAGCGCGGCGCGCGCGTGCCCGTGCCCTTCCTGAAGGCGCCGCTGATCGACGTCTCCGTCGAATGGCGCTCGATCTTCCAGGGCAAGTTCGTGGGCGAGGTGGTGTTGAAGGGTCCCGAGCTGAACTTCGTCGCGGGGCCGACCGACGCCCAACGCCAGAGCGGCAACGAGGGCCAGTGGAAGAAGCTCGTCGAGGCGCTGTTCCCCACGCGTGTGAACCGCTTCGAGGTGACCGACGGCAAGATCCACTTCCGGAACTTCCATTCCAACCCGCATGTGGACGTCGGGCTGACACACGCCGACCTGATCGCGGAGGACTTGTCACGCTCCGGTGACTCCCGGGTGAAGCGGCCCGGGCACGTGGAGATGCGCGGCGAGTTCGAGCCCACCGGGCATCTCGCCCTGCACGTGGCGGTCGACCCGCACGCCAGCGCGCCCTCGTTCGACGGCGATCTCGTGGTTCGAGGCGCCGAGCTCGCACAGTGGAACGACTTCCTGCGCGCGTACACGAAGGTCGACGCGAAGCAGGGGCGCTTCGCGCTCTACGCCGAGCTGCTGGCCGAGAACGGCCACTTCCAGGGCTACGTGAAGCCATTCTTCAAGGACGTTCAGGTGATCGACTGGAACGACGTCGCGCAGCTCAACCTGCTGTCGACCGCCTGGCGCGCATTCATGCAGGGCGTGATCGAGGTGTTCCGCAACCACGCGCAGGACGACGTGGCGACCCGCATTCCGATCACGGGTGACCAGCAGCCACACGGTGAGTTCTGGCCCGCGCTCGGCAACGCGCTGTACAACGCGTTCATCGAAGGTCTCACGCCGCGGCTCGAGCACAGCGTGGGCAAAGGCTCGGGCTAG
- a CDS encoding sugar phosphate nucleotidyltransferase — protein MSSSSWSILLAGGEGRRLRELTTTRAGVTVPKQFCSLNGGPSLLAETLRRAEGLSARDRILVVVSARHERFWRDELAGLPAENVLVQPQGRGTGAGILLPLLAVLERDPAAEVLVLPSDHHVDDELVLRRAFIAALDAVRADPRQLVLLGITPDAPDTQYGWIVPAHETVDGKAAGIELFVEKPDRETARRLLARGALWSSFLFASQGLALLAAFSRAQPALVRTFAERPLEAVYRKIPRVDFSREVLERVADRLGVVRVPPCGWSDLGTPDRVASVLGLRGARGLRAPALRRGVPILAHALESLAP, from the coding sequence ATGTCCAGCAGCTCCTGGTCGATTCTGCTTGCGGGCGGCGAAGGCCGCCGGCTGCGAGAGCTGACGACGACGCGCGCAGGAGTCACCGTGCCCAAGCAGTTCTGCTCGCTGAACGGCGGGCCCAGCCTGCTGGCCGAGACACTGCGCCGCGCCGAAGGACTTTCGGCGCGTGATCGCATCCTGGTCGTGGTATCTGCGCGGCACGAACGCTTCTGGCGCGACGAGCTCGCGGGCCTGCCAGCCGAGAACGTGCTGGTGCAGCCGCAGGGCCGCGGCACGGGAGCGGGCATCCTGCTGCCGCTGCTCGCGGTGCTGGAGCGCGATCCCGCAGCCGAGGTGCTGGTGCTGCCCTCCGACCACCACGTCGACGACGAGCTCGTGCTGCGGCGCGCCTTCATCGCGGCGCTCGACGCGGTGCGCGCCGACCCGCGCCAGCTCGTGCTGCTGGGAATCACTCCCGATGCGCCCGATACGCAGTACGGCTGGATCGTGCCTGCTCACGAGACGGTCGACGGCAAGGCGGCGGGGATCGAGCTGTTCGTCGAGAAGCCCGACCGCGAGACGGCACGGCGGCTGCTCGCGCGCGGCGCGCTCTGGTCGAGCTTCCTGTTCGCGAGCCAGGGCCTCGCGCTGCTCGCGGCCTTCAGCCGCGCCCAGCCGGCGCTGGTGCGCACCTTCGCGGAACGGCCGCTCGAGGCGGTGTACCGGAAGATCCCGCGCGTGGACTTCTCCCGCGAGGTGCTCGAGCGGGTCGCCGACCGGCTCGGCGTCGTGCGCGTTCCCCCGTGCGGCTGGAGCGACCTCGGGACGCCCGACCGGGTCGCCAGCGTGCTGGGACTGCGCGGTGCCCGGGGCCTGCGGGCCCCGGCGCTGCGCAGAGGCGTGCCGATCCTCGCCCACGCCCTGGAGTCACTCGCGCCCTGA
- a CDS encoding DUF3309 family protein — MSLVLLLVIVVLLLGVLPAWPYSREWGYFPSGTLGLILLIVLVAALTGRL, encoded by the coding sequence ATGAGCCTGGTCCTGTTGCTCGTGATCGTGGTCTTGTTGCTGGGCGTGCTCCCGGCGTGGCCCTACAGCCGTGAGTGGGGCTACTTCCCCAGCGGCACGCTGGGCCTGATCCTGTTGATCGTCCTGGTCGCGGCGCTGACCGGACGCCTGTGA
- a CDS encoding BON domain-containing protein, giving the protein MYRTTVLALAVCSALALGCNRQRPDSTLNAAVLAQLDKEPSLSTAIVHARTEEGHVYLTGRVNTPEQRRRAEDVADDVRGVKAVTNDIQVDVSAAPATQNPPTQAPPPSAVTPEANPPMPAPGPQGNEPPPVTTPTPDPRPESTP; this is encoded by the coding sequence ATGTACCGCACCACCGTGCTCGCGCTCGCGGTTTGTTCCGCGCTGGCGCTGGGCTGCAACCGACAGAGACCGGACTCGACCCTGAACGCCGCGGTGCTGGCGCAGCTGGACAAGGAGCCTTCGCTCTCGACCGCGATCGTCCACGCGCGCACCGAAGAAGGCCACGTGTATCTCACGGGCCGGGTCAACACGCCCGAGCAACGCCGCCGTGCCGAGGACGTCGCGGACGACGTGCGCGGCGTGAAGGCCGTGACCAACGACATTCAGGTCGACGTGAGCGCAGCGCCGGCGACGCAGAACCCGCCGACTCAGGCGCCGCCGCCCTCGGCCGTGACGCCGGAGGCCAACCCGCCGATGCCGGCGCCGGGCCCGCAGGGCAACGAGCCGCCGCCGGTCACCACGCCGACGCCCGATCCAAGGCCGGAGTCCACGCCATGA
- a CDS encoding SRPBCC family protein: MAKARTAKKPRGSASTIRERIDVAVPISTAYNQWTQFEEFPRFMEGVESIRQLDDCRLYWKADVGGKTVEWQAKITEQVPDVRVAWRSTSGARNAGTVTFDRLGDRDTRITLELEYEPEGLVENIGDFLGLVSRRAKGDLERFKEFIEKRGHETGAWRGRIPSPDPSTH, encoded by the coding sequence ATGGCCAAAGCCCGAACCGCGAAGAAGCCCCGCGGGTCGGCGTCCACGATCCGCGAGCGGATCGACGTCGCCGTCCCGATCTCGACCGCCTACAACCAGTGGACCCAGTTCGAAGAATTTCCACGCTTCATGGAAGGCGTGGAGTCCATCCGGCAGCTCGATGACTGCCGCCTGTACTGGAAGGCCGACGTCGGCGGCAAGACCGTCGAGTGGCAGGCCAAGATCACCGAGCAGGTGCCCGACGTCCGCGTGGCCTGGCGCAGCACGTCCGGTGCGCGCAACGCGGGCACGGTCACGTTCGATCGCCTCGGCGACCGAGACACCCGGATCACGCTCGAGCTCGAGTACGAGCCCGAGGGTCTCGTCGAGAACATCGGCGATTTCCTCGGCCTGGTGTCCCGGCGCGCAAAGGGCGACCTGGAGCGCTTCAAGGAGTTCATCGAGAAGCGCGGACACGAGACCGGCGCGTGGCGCGGGAGGATCCCGTCGCCCGACCCGTCGACTCACTAG
- the treZ gene encoding malto-oligosyltrehalose trehalohydrolase yields the protein MTRFELWAPRAQRVELVAGGRRVRLRRASGGWFRSELPLEGELDYAFSVDGAEPLPDPRSRWQPHGVFAASRTLPLEPFAWSDAGFRAEALPRAVFYELHVGTFTPEGTFAAAETRLEHLVSLGVTHLELMPVAAFSGERGWGYDGVAPFAPHPAYGSPDDLRRLVQACHSRGLAVVFDVVHNHVGPEGCFFARLGPYFSERHATLWGPALNFDGPESDEVRRFFIDSALVWLREYHGDGLRLDAVHAIHDESPLHFLEELRIEVERLSLAEGRPLFLIAESDANDPRLVSARRDGGYGLDAMWNDDFHHALHVFLTGEHEGYYRDFCGCTDLVEALARGFVYAGRYSGWRKRRHGRADPRPRGSQLVGFAQNHDQIGNRPRGDRLSASLSPARTLVAAGIALTAPFIPLLFQGEEWGARTPFPFFCDYADAALRDAVRAARADALDPCARETFLAAKLDWSELDDPQHQRVLAWHRELIALRRRTRALCAGALLESDVFCSEKESWLVARRGPYLIAAHIGAAPATLPVGSIAQTRILIACGAGHRLTAAGLELAPDSFALIGPL from the coding sequence ATGACACGCTTCGAGTTGTGGGCACCGCGCGCGCAGCGGGTCGAGCTCGTCGCAGGCGGACGGCGCGTGCGCCTGCGCCGCGCGAGCGGCGGCTGGTTCCGCAGCGAGCTCCCGCTCGAGGGCGAGCTGGACTACGCCTTCTCGGTCGACGGAGCCGAGCCCCTGCCCGACCCGCGTTCCCGCTGGCAGCCGCACGGCGTCTTCGCCGCCTCGCGCACGCTCCCGCTCGAGCCCTTTGCCTGGAGCGATGCCGGCTTCCGCGCCGAGGCCCTGCCGCGCGCGGTCTTCTACGAGCTGCACGTGGGCACCTTCACCCCCGAGGGCACGTTCGCCGCGGCCGAGACCCGCCTCGAGCACCTGGTCTCCCTGGGAGTCACACACCTCGAGCTCATGCCCGTGGCGGCGTTCTCGGGCGAGCGCGGCTGGGGCTACGACGGCGTGGCTCCGTTCGCGCCGCACCCCGCCTACGGCTCGCCGGACGACCTGCGGCGGCTCGTCCAGGCGTGTCACTCGCGCGGGCTCGCGGTGGTGTTCGACGTGGTCCACAACCACGTGGGCCCCGAGGGCTGCTTCTTCGCGCGGCTCGGGCCGTACTTCTCCGAGCGACACGCCACGCTCTGGGGGCCTGCCCTGAACTTCGACGGCCCCGAGTCCGACGAGGTCCGCCGCTTCTTCATCGACAGCGCGCTCGTCTGGCTGCGCGAGTACCACGGCGACGGCCTGCGCCTCGACGCGGTGCACGCGATCCACGACGAGTCACCGCTGCACTTCCTCGAGGAGCTGCGCATCGAGGTCGAGCGGCTCTCGCTCGCCGAAGGCCGGCCGCTGTTCCTGATCGCCGAGAGCGATGCGAACGATCCGCGGCTGGTGAGCGCGCGGCGCGACGGCGGCTACGGGCTGGACGCGATGTGGAACGACGACTTCCACCACGCCCTTCACGTGTTCCTCACGGGCGAGCACGAGGGCTACTACCGCGACTTCTGCGGCTGCACGGACCTGGTCGAGGCGCTCGCGCGCGGCTTCGTGTACGCGGGCAGATACTCGGGCTGGCGCAAGCGCCGGCACGGCCGCGCCGATCCGCGTCCGCGCGGCAGTCAGCTGGTCGGCTTCGCCCAGAATCACGACCAGATCGGAAACCGCCCGCGCGGCGACCGCCTGTCCGCGAGTCTCTCGCCCGCGCGAACGCTGGTGGCGGCCGGGATCGCGCTCACCGCCCCGTTCATCCCGCTCCTCTTCCAGGGCGAGGAGTGGGGCGCGCGCACGCCCTTCCCGTTCTTCTGTGACTACGCAGACGCCGCGCTGCGTGACGCCGTGCGCGCCGCGCGCGCCGACGCGCTCGACCCGTGCGCGCGCGAGACGTTTCTCGCCGCGAAGCTCGACTGGAGCGAGCTCGACGATCCGCAACACCAGCGCGTGTTGGCCTGGCACCGCGAGCTGATCGCCCTGCGCCGGCGCACGCGCGCGCTGTGCGCGGGTGCGCTGCTCGAATCCGACGTGTTCTGCAGCGAGAAGGAATCGTGGCTCGTGGCGCGCCGGGGCCCGTATCTGATCGCGGCGCACATCGGGGCAGCGCCCGCGACCCTGCCCGTGGGTTCAATCGCGCAAACGCGCATCCTGATCGCGTGCGGCGCCGGTCATCGGCTGACCGCCGCGGGCCTGGAGCTGGCGCCGGACAGCTTCGCGCTGATCGGGCCTTTGTAG
- the treY gene encoding malto-oligosyltrehalose synthase, with translation MSSEPRAAYRLQLGGALDFEAAAQLVEYLAGLGVSHVYCSPVLQAAPGSAHGYDVVDPSRVSAELGGEAGWRSLVQACGKHELGLLVDVVPNHMATRAPENRWWWDVLENGPASRMARFFDVDWRGAERRLAHRILLPILPSHYGDELALGRLRLARAGGGFTLQAGDQVLPIAPRSVDGLLRDASERVSSPLLEFLAHAHGVLPLSTDADPKRLDRRHRHKEVLRDLLVRLCADEPDAARAIDASVARWNSDPELLHSLLERQNYRLAHWRTAARELSYRRFFDVADLVAVRVEDRTVFAETHAALLERVAAGEIAGLRVDHVDGLRDPRGYLEWLAAAAPEAWRVVEKILAHGETLPDSWPVAGTTGYDFLWHATGVLVDPAGAAPLRALYAELTGDGRSWPEAVADGKRRVLQDLLSADLTRLVDLGAELCESQRAHRDFTRGDLERALTELAIAWPDYRGYARAGDDVLDPASARSLATALGAARERAGTTDPGVFDLLAAVLGRQARGPLETELALRFQQLCAAVTAKGVEDTAGYAHFPLAALCEVGCDPGAFAVSPDELHAASARIQARWPHTLLASSTHDTKRSEDVRARLVLLSEIPERWAAAVRGWFARAERHRSPAGPDPKLEYLLYQTWIGAWPISPERLTRYLLKAAREAKEHTTWQAPSREYEAALSRFVTRLFGDAELLAEIEGFAEALVAPGRVNSLALLLLKLASPGVPDLYQGCELWDGSLVDPDNRRPIDFELRRRLLAVARHASPEQALAEPEHGLAKLFLAERVLRERAARPERFGPGSAYRPLRAQGAHAASLLAFAREGLVCAVPRLRLRAAGDWQDTALELPPGRHRNVLTGECLAGGPQRVAELLRRFPVGLWSREVCGT, from the coding sequence GTGAGCAGCGAGCCGCGCGCGGCCTACCGCTTGCAGCTGGGCGGCGCGCTCGACTTCGAGGCCGCGGCGCAACTCGTGGAGTATCTCGCGGGCCTCGGCGTGAGTCACGTGTACTGCTCGCCCGTGCTGCAGGCCGCGCCCGGCAGCGCGCACGGCTACGACGTGGTCGACCCGAGCCGGGTCAGCGCGGAGCTCGGCGGCGAGGCCGGCTGGCGCTCGCTCGTGCAGGCGTGCGGCAAGCACGAGCTCGGGCTCCTGGTCGACGTCGTGCCGAACCACATGGCCACGCGCGCGCCCGAGAACCGCTGGTGGTGGGACGTGCTCGAGAACGGGCCGGCCAGTCGCATGGCCCGCTTCTTCGACGTGGACTGGCGCGGAGCCGAGCGCCGGCTCGCGCATCGCATCCTGCTGCCGATCCTGCCCAGTCATTACGGCGACGAGCTCGCGCTGGGCCGGCTGCGCCTGGCGCGCGCAGGCGGTGGATTCACCCTGCAGGCCGGCGACCAGGTGCTGCCGATCGCGCCGCGCTCGGTCGATGGGCTGCTGCGCGACGCCTCGGAGCGCGTGTCGTCGCCGTTGCTCGAGTTTCTCGCCCACGCGCACGGAGTCCTCCCGCTCTCCACCGACGCCGACCCCAAGCGGCTCGACCGCCGCCACCGGCACAAGGAAGTGCTGCGCGATCTGCTCGTGCGCCTGTGCGCCGACGAGCCCGACGCCGCGCGCGCGATCGACGCCAGCGTGGCGCGCTGGAACTCCGATCCGGAGCTGCTCCACTCGCTTCTCGAGCGCCAGAACTACCGGCTGGCCCACTGGCGCACCGCCGCGCGCGAGCTCTCCTACCGGCGCTTCTTCGACGTGGCCGACCTGGTGGCCGTGCGCGTCGAGGACCGGACGGTGTTCGCCGAGACGCACGCGGCGCTGCTCGAGCGCGTGGCCGCCGGCGAGATCGCAGGGCTGCGCGTCGACCACGTCGACGGACTGCGCGACCCGCGCGGCTATCTCGAGTGGCTGGCCGCGGCGGCGCCCGAGGCCTGGCGCGTGGTCGAGAAGATCCTCGCGCACGGCGAGACCCTGCCGGATTCGTGGCCGGTGGCGGGCACGACCGGCTACGATTTCCTGTGGCACGCGACGGGCGTGTTGGTCGATCCCGCCGGCGCCGCGCCGCTGCGCGCGCTGTACGCGGAGCTCACGGGCGATGGCCGCAGCTGGCCCGAGGCGGTGGCCGACGGCAAGCGCCGGGTGCTGCAGGACCTCCTGTCGGCCGACCTCACGCGCCTGGTCGACCTCGGCGCCGAGCTGTGCGAGAGCCAGCGCGCCCACCGGGACTTCACGCGCGGTGACCTGGAGCGCGCACTCACCGAGCTCGCGATCGCCTGGCCCGACTACCGCGGCTACGCGCGCGCCGGAGACGACGTCCTCGACCCCGCCAGCGCGCGCTCGCTCGCGACGGCGCTCGGCGCCGCGCGCGAGCGCGCCGGCACGACCGACCCGGGCGTCTTCGACCTCCTGGCAGCGGTGCTCGGCCGCCAGGCTCGCGGGCCGCTCGAGACCGAGCTCGCCCTGCGCTTCCAGCAGCTCTGCGCCGCAGTCACCGCCAAGGGCGTCGAAGACACCGCCGGCTACGCTCACTTTCCGCTCGCGGCGCTGTGCGAGGTCGGCTGCGACCCGGGCGCGTTCGCCGTGTCACCCGACGAGCTCCATGCCGCCTCGGCACGCATCCAGGCGCGCTGGCCGCACACCCTGCTCGCGAGCTCGACTCACGACACCAAGCGCAGCGAGGACGTGCGCGCGCGGCTCGTGCTGCTGTCCGAGATCCCGGAGCGCTGGGCCGCGGCGGTCCGCGGCTGGTTCGCGCGCGCAGAGCGCCACCGCAGCCCCGCGGGACCCGACCCGAAGCTCGAGTATCTCCTGTACCAGACCTGGATCGGGGCCTGGCCCATCAGCCCCGAACGACTCACCCGCTACCTCTTGAAGGCCGCCCGCGAGGCGAAGGAGCACACCACCTGGCAGGCGCCGTCGCGAGAGTACGAGGCCGCGCTCTCCCGGTTCGTCACACGCCTGTTCGGCGATGCCGAGCTCCTGGCCGAGATCGAGGGCTTCGCCGAGGCGCTGGTCGCGCCCGGACGCGTGAACTCACTCGCCCTCTTGCTGCTGAAGCTCGCCAGCCCCGGCGTACCCGACCTGTACCAGGGCTGCGAGCTGTGGGACGGGTCGCTGGTCGATCCCGACAACCGCCGGCCGATCGACTTCGAGCTGCGCCGGCGCCTGCTCGCGGTCGCCCGTCACGCCAGCCCCGAGCAGGCGCTGGCCGAGCCCGAGCACGGCCTGGCCAAGCTGTTCCTGGCCGAGCGCGTGCTGCGCGAGCGCGCGGCGCGGCCCGAGCGCTTCGGTCCGGGCAGCGCCTACCGGCCGCTCCGCGCGCAGGGCGCGCACGCGGCGAGCCTGCTCGCCTTCGCACGCGAGGGCCTGGTCTGCGCCGTGCCGCGCCTGCGCCTGCGGGCCGCCGGTGACTGGCAAGACACCGCGCTCGAGCTCCCGCCCGGGCGGCACCGCAACGTGCTCACCGGCGAGTGTCTCGCCGGCGGGCCGCAGCGGGTCGCGGAGCTGCTGCGCCGTTTCCCCGTCGGCCTGTGGAGCCGGGAGGTCTGCGGGACATGA